Below is a genomic region from Candidatus Rokuibacteriota bacterium.
TCGCGAAGAGCTGTGCCGGCACGATGTAGGGGTGCGCGGAGAGCGGGAGCCGCTCCACCCGCTCGCCGGCGTTGAGCCACGCGCCCGCGAGATAGTTGAGCTGCGAGAGCATCACGTCGTACATCGCGACGTCGACCTGACCGCCGCGGCCCTCGACGACCTTGGCCAGCAGCGCGAGCGCGCCCATCATGCCGGCGGAGTTGTCGACGGCGGAGTAGCCGGTCTTGGCCGGCGGGCCGCCCGGCTCGCCGGCCAGCGCCATCACGCCGGTCAGCGCCTGGATCACGTAGTCGTAGGCGGGACGGTCGGCATAGGGGCTGTCGAGCCCGTAGCCGGTGAGGGCGACGCACACCAGGCGCGGGTTCCAGCGCTTGAGGCGGTCGTACGTGAGCCCGAGCTTGCGGATGGCGGCCGGCCGCAGGTTGGTGACGAGGGCGTGGGCCGTCGCGGCCAGCTCGCCGAGCGCCCCCTGCCCCTCGTCGGTGGTCAGGTCGAGCGTGACGCTCTGCTTGCTGCGGTTCAGGCTCGCGAAGTAGGCGTTGTGCGGTCCGATCGAGTGCGGGCTCACCGTGCGGCCGATGTCGCCCTCCGGGGGCTCGATCTTCACGACCTCGGCGCCGAGATCGGCCAGCAGCATCCCGCAGTACGGGCCGGCGAGCATGTGGCCCACCTCCAGGATGCGGAGCCCGGCCAGCGGGCCGCTCACGCCAGCGCCCGCGCGACCGCGTCCACGACATCCTCCAGCCGCATGTCGCTCGTGAACACGCCGCGCACGCCCCACGCGCGCAGCACGGCGTGATCCTCAGCGGGAATGGTCCCGCCCACGAAGATGGGAATCTCTCCCGCCCCGAGCGCGCGCAGGCGCTCCAGCGTCTCGGCCACCAGCTCCCGGTGGCTGCCGGAGAGCACGCTCAGGCCGACGGCATCGGCGCCCTCGTCCACGGCGGCGCGCGCGATCGCCTCGGGACTCTTGCGCAGGCCCGTGTAGACCACCTCGGCGCCGGCGTCCCGGAGCGCGAGAGCGACGATCTTGGCGCCGATGTCGTGGCCGTCGAGCCCCGGCTTCGCGACGAGGATGCGCTTGCCGGCGAGCGGGCGCTGCGTGCCGGCAGCGCTCACAGCCCCACCGGCTCGCGGAAGTCGCCCCAGCGGGCGCGCAACCGCGCGACCATCTCGCCGACCGTCGCGTACGCGTGGCAGCAATCGATCAGGTAGGGCAGCAGGTTCTCGTCGTCGCGGCCGGCGGCCGCCTCCAGCCGGTCGAGCGCGGTGACGACGGCGCCGCCGTCGCGGCGGGCGCGCACCGCCTCGTATTGCTCCACGATGCGCCGGCTGGCGTCGGGATCGAGCCGGAACGTCTCGCCGACGTCCTCGGCCTGATCATCCCGCCGGAACCGGTTCTGGCCGACGACGACCGTCTCCCCGGTGTCGATCCGGCGCTTGCGCTCGAGCGCGCGGTGGGCGAGCCGGGACTGCAGCCAGCCATCCTCGACGGCGCGCACGGCGCCGCCGTACCGCTCGATCTCGTCCATGATGGCGACGATCGCCTCCTCCATGCGATCGGTGAGGTGCTCGACGTGGTAGCTGCCCCCCAGCGGGTCCACCGTCCGCGCGATCCCGCTCTCGTAGGCGATGATCTGTTGCGTGCGGAGCGCCAACTCGGCGGAGAACTCCGTCGGGATCTGGAACGCCTCGTCGAAGGCGCACGTGAAGATCGACTGCGCGCCGCCGGCGACCGCCGCCATCGCCTCGATGGCCACTCGCACCACGTTGTTGTAGGGCTGGGCGGCGGTCAGCGACGAGCCGCCGCAGACGACGCCGAAGCGGAAGAGCTGCCCGCGCGGATCGGTGACGCCGTAACGGTCGCGCATGAGCCGCGCCCACAGCCGGCGCGCGGCGCGGAACTTCGCGACCTCCTCGAAGAAATCCATGTGGACGTAGAAGAAGAAGGAGAGCCGCGGGGCGAACTTCTCGATCTCGCCACCGCGCCGGATCAGCTCGTCCACGTAGGCGATCGCGTTGGCCAGCGTGTAGGCGATCTCCTCCACCGCCGTGGCGCCGGCGTCGCGGACGTGGGCGCCGGCGATGGAGATGGCGTTGAAGCGCGGGGTGGCGTCCTGGGCGAAGAGCACGGTGTCGGCGACGAGCCGCATCGACGGCCGGACCGGGAAGATCCACGTGCCGCGCGCCACGTACTCCTTCAGGATGTCGTTCTGGATGGTCCCGGTGAGCCGCGCCCGCGGCACGCCGCGCCGCTCGGCGCACGCGACGTACATCGCGTAGATGATCGCGGCGGTGCCGTTGATGGTGAAGGAGGTCGAGATGGCGCCGAGGTCGATGCCCTCGAAGAGCCGCTCCATCTCGGCCAGGTTCGAGAGCGAGACGCCGACCTTGCCGACCTCCGGGCGCGCCATGGCATCGACGGGGTCGAACCCGCACTGGGTCGGCAGGTCGAGGGCGACGGAGAGCCCGGTCTGGCCCTGCTCGAGCAGGAACCGGTAGCGCCGGTTCGACTCCTCGGCGGAGCCGAAGCCCGAGTACTGCCGCATCGTCCACAGCCGCCCGCGATAGCCGTCGGGGAAGATGCCGCGCGTGAACGGATACTCGCCGGGCGCCTCGAGGTCGTCCCGCCGCAGCATGTCGCGCGTCGCCACCACCGGCACCTCGATGCCCGACGGCGTCAGCGCCGGCGCCGGGCCCTCCACCGCGGTCCCTTCGATGATCTTCATTGCGCTCCTCCCGTCGCCCGGTCCTTCACGAACAGCCGCTCGACAGCCGTCCAGTGATCGTCGTGTACCCACGTGAGGCCGAAGAGCCGCGCCTCGGTCCGCTCGCGCTCGGCGCGCGGCTGCCCCCGCCGCTCGGCGATCGCCTGGGCCTTGAAGGCGCGCATGACCTGCGGCGCCTGTTGCGCGAGCGGCGCGACGAAGCGGCCGACGAAGACGTCGAACGGCTCGCCGGCCTCCGCGACGGCCTCGACGAGGCCCAGGGCCTGCGCCTGCGCGGCCGGGATCACCTCGCCCCGGGCGAGGACCGCCAGGGCGCGCGACGGGCCGAGCAGGCGCATCAGGTCGATGCCCCCGCCCCACGCGGTGGCGATGTTGAGCCGGCCCTGGACGAACCCGATGCCGGCGTGCGCGGCCGCGATGCGCAGGTCGCAGGCGATCGCCAGCTCGGCGCCGCCGCCGAGCGCGACGCCGTTGAGCGCCGCCACGACCGGCACCGGGAACCCCCGCACGGCGTCGAGCGCGGCCCGCGCCTCCGTGGCCATCGCGACGGCCGCCTCCTCCGTCCGCACCGACGCCAGGTCGCGGAGGTCGCCGCCGGCCGCGAAGCTGCGGTCGCCGGCCGCGGTCAGGACCGCGAGCCGCAGGCTCTCGTCGTCGGCCGCGCGCTCGAAGACGCAGCGCAGCTCGGCGAGGAGCGCGCGGCTCAGCGCGTTGCGCTTCTCGGCGCGGTCGATGGTGACCCGCAGCACGCCATCGGCCGCCGCGGCCGTGATCTCCGCGCTCACGCCGGCTTCTCGAGCGCGCGCCGCACGTCGAGCAGCGCGGCCCGCGTGCAGAGGAAGGCGCTGCGCAGGTTGAGGCGGAGGACGAAGTCCCACTCCTCGACCTTCATGTCCCAGATCTTCGCGGG
It encodes:
- a CDS encoding enoyl-CoA hydratase/isomerase family protein, giving the protein MSAEITAAAADGVLRVTIDRAEKRNALSRALLAELRCVFERAADDESLRLAVLTAAGDRSFAAGGDLRDLASVRTEEAAVAMATEARAALDAVRGFPVPVVAALNGVALGGGAELAIACDLRIAAAHAGIGFVQGRLNIATAWGGGIDLMRLLGPSRALAVLARGEVIPAAQAQALGLVEAVAEAGEPFDVFVGRFVAPLAQQAPQVMRAFKAQAIAERRGQPRAERERTEARLFGLTWVHDDHWTAVERLFVKDRATGGAQ
- a CDS encoding methylmalonyl-CoA mutase family protein, which encodes MKIIEGTAVEGPAPALTPSGIEVPVVATRDMLRRDDLEAPGEYPFTRGIFPDGYRGRLWTMRQYSGFGSAEESNRRYRFLLEQGQTGLSVALDLPTQCGFDPVDAMARPEVGKVGVSLSNLAEMERLFEGIDLGAISTSFTINGTAAIIYAMYVACAERRGVPRARLTGTIQNDILKEYVARGTWIFPVRPSMRLVADTVLFAQDATPRFNAISIAGAHVRDAGATAVEEIAYTLANAIAYVDELIRRGGEIEKFAPRLSFFFYVHMDFFEEVAKFRAARRLWARLMRDRYGVTDPRGQLFRFGVVCGGSSLTAAQPYNNVVRVAIEAMAAVAGGAQSIFTCAFDEAFQIPTEFSAELALRTQQIIAYESGIARTVDPLGGSYHVEHLTDRMEEAIVAIMDEIERYGGAVRAVEDGWLQSRLAHRALERKRRIDTGETVVVGQNRFRRDDQAEDVGETFRLDPDASRRIVEQYEAVRARRDGGAVVTALDRLEAAAGRDDENLLPYLIDCCHAYATVGEMVARLRARWGDFREPVGL
- a CDS encoding CoA transferase, with translation MSGPLAGLRILEVGHMLAGPYCGMLLADLGAEVVKIEPPEGDIGRTVSPHSIGPHNAYFASLNRSKQSVTLDLTTDEGQGALGELAATAHALVTNLRPAAIRKLGLTYDRLKRWNPRLVCVALTGYGLDSPYADRPAYDYVIQALTGVMALAGEPGGPPAKTGYSAVDNSAGMMGALALLAKVVEGRGGQVDVAMYDVMLSQLNYLAGAWLNAGERVERLPLSAHPYIVPAQLFATSDGWLTLFITHDDFWRRFCDEVGRPEWRVDARFATMAARRQHREAVVAAVAGLLAGDTTERWVARLAPLGVVIAGVATFEQALGSAQVTARDMVVTIDTPAGPLRAVGNPIKIAGETTAYAPPPLLGEHNERLRGLGVSP
- a CDS encoding cobalamin B12-binding domain-containing protein produces the protein MSAAGTQRPLAGKRILVAKPGLDGHDIGAKIVALALRDAGAEVVYTGLRKSPEAIARAAVDEGADAVGLSVLSGSHRELVAETLERLRALGAGEIPIFVGGTIPAEDHAVLRAWGVRGVFTSDMRLEDVVDAVARALA